From one Odontesthes bonariensis isolate fOdoBon6 chromosome 14, fOdoBon6.hap1, whole genome shotgun sequence genomic stretch:
- the gng12a gene encoding guanine nucleotide-binding protein G(I)/G(S)/G(O) subunit gamma-12a, which produces MSSKLHSSNNIAHAQRIVQQLRIEAGIERIKVSKACADLMNYCNEHARNDPLLVGIPASDNPFKDKKPCTIL; this is translated from the exons ATGTCTTCAAAGCTTCACAGCTCCAATAACATTGCCCACGCCCAACGGATTGTGCAGCAACTGAGAATAGAGGCAGGCATTGAGAGGATAAAG gTATCCAAAGCCTGTGCAGACCTTATGAACTACTGCAATGAACACGCCAGAAATGACCCTCTCCTTGTGGGCATTCCTGCTTCAGACAATCCATTTAAGGACAAAAAGCCTTGCACTATATTGTAG